A genomic segment from Paenibacillus sp. FSL K6-1096 encodes:
- a CDS encoding cold-shock protein: MNYRKKPLEEIPEENTAIWACTNDECNGWMRDNFSFEHAPECPLCHSPMARSMKMLPQLLNSNGDLKSLKKGISIT; the protein is encoded by the coding sequence ATGAACTACCGGAAGAAGCCTCTGGAAGAAATACCTGAAGAAAACACCGCAATCTGGGCCTGTACGAACGATGAATGCAACGGATGGATGAGGGACAATTTCTCTTTTGAACATGCGCCTGAATGTCCTCTCTGCCATTCTCCGATGGCCCGCAGCATGAAGATGCTGCCGCAATTGCTTAATTCAAATGGCGATCTCAAATCGCTTAAGAAAGGTATTTCCATTACCTAG
- the yycF gene encoding response regulator YycF, which translates to MQMGTILVVDDEQPIADILKFNLEKEGYEVICAFDGNSAVELALSSRPDLMLLDLMLPGKDGMDVCREVRSAHLDIPIIMLTAKDGEIDKVLGLELGADDYVTKPFSTRELLARVKAQMRRQHKPALSETPSEPVESKQGVYHFGLFIDTDMYMVYKDGEPLDLTHREYELLYYMIRHAGKVMTREHLLQAVWGFEYFGDVRTVDVTIRRLREKIEENPSKPEYIHTRRGLGYLMHSPKNGGL; encoded by the coding sequence ATGCAAATGGGAACGATTCTGGTAGTGGATGATGAACAGCCTATTGCTGATATATTGAAATTCAATCTGGAAAAAGAGGGCTACGAGGTGATCTGTGCCTTCGACGGTAACAGTGCCGTTGAGCTGGCGCTGTCCAGCCGCCCGGATCTGATGCTGCTCGACCTCATGCTGCCCGGCAAGGACGGGATGGATGTCTGCCGTGAGGTGCGCTCGGCGCATCTCGATATTCCGATCATCATGCTTACGGCCAAGGACGGAGAGATTGATAAGGTGCTGGGCCTGGAGCTGGGGGCCGATGATTACGTGACCAAGCCGTTCAGCACCCGGGAGCTGCTGGCCCGGGTCAAGGCACAGATGCGCCGCCAGCATAAGCCGGCCCTGTCGGAGACGCCCAGCGAGCCTGTGGAGAGCAAACAGGGCGTATACCATTTCGGACTATTCATCGACACGGATATGTACATGGTCTACAAGGATGGCGAGCCGCTTGATCTGACGCATCGGGAATATGAGCTGCTCTATTATATGATCCGTCATGCCGGCAAGGTCATGACGCGGGAGCATTTGCTGCAGGCCGTATGGGGCTTTGAGTACTTCGGCGATGTGCGGACGGTCGATGTGACGATCCGCCGGCTCAGAGAGAAAATTGAGGAGAATCCCAGCAAGCCGGAATATATCCATACCCGGCGCGGACTCGGTTATTTGATGCATAGCCCCAAAAACGGAGGGTTGTGA
- the yycI gene encoding two-component system regulatory protein YycI, with protein MDWGRAKSVLIYAFLVLNLLLCYQLWVDVRDQVSAGLDFTSLSAETQAVMEEKGIRLLCPIPAATPQLPDITYRYSGEEQNEPPVKLKEPIDSKLMYSSFSELSSLLKNEIPDIANYRFDSQESEVGKFVLHPLVDGKWSLFRVRLELINSDQKIVAYRMPQIEIGASRSDNLQKVLPASQALSSLIEKYFPADAAVKEIELGYYGELFNSESQVASPMWRFILEDGSAYYMDAISADIISPKTTE; from the coding sequence ATGGACTGGGGCAGGGCCAAAAGTGTACTGATATACGCCTTTCTGGTGCTTAATCTGCTGCTGTGTTATCAGCTGTGGGTGGATGTGCGCGATCAGGTCAGCGCAGGGCTTGACTTCACTTCCCTGTCCGCCGAGACCCAGGCGGTGATGGAGGAGAAGGGCATCCGGCTGCTGTGCCCGATCCCGGCGGCCACTCCGCAGCTGCCGGATATCACGTACCGCTACTCCGGAGAGGAGCAGAACGAGCCGCCGGTGAAGCTGAAGGAGCCGATTGACAGCAAGCTGATGTATTCATCGTTCTCTGAGCTGAGCAGCCTGCTGAAGAACGAGATTCCCGACATAGCTAATTACCGGTTCGATTCGCAGGAGAGTGAGGTAGGCAAGTTCGTCCTGCATCCGCTGGTAGACGGCAAGTGGTCATTGTTCAGAGTGAGGCTGGAGCTGATTAACAGCGACCAGAAGATTGTGGCGTACCGCATGCCGCAGATTGAGATCGGGGCGAGCCGCAGCGATAATCTGCAGAAGGTGCTTCCGGCCTCACAGGCGCTGAGCAGTCTGATCGAGAAGTATTTTCCGGCGGATGCGGCAGTGAAGGAGATTGAGCTGGGCTATTACGGCGAGCTGTTCAACTCTGAGAGTCAGGTGGCTTCGCCGATGTGGCGGTTCATCCTGGAGGACGGAAGCGCCTATTATATGGATGCGATCAGTGCGGACATTATCAGTCCCAAGACAACAGAGTAG
- the yycH gene encoding two-component system activity regulator YycH — MKEKIKSWVLVVLILGSLVESYYLIYRLPGSDSAVLSKNLYVKTDNMGPEEKVENLLYPDRMVIHMGEDKHTLFYPSSTFYNLILNRLNGRSFESFQRRSVQDFDWDKIRRENPGIELSFGSGIPVTLLQRVMQISPDSLFEGESIDRIWIYNVKNDSKAHAIFFSTRGDIVYEAAKADLTVQDVQQHVDFGRNLTRYTTVNGDYYVPEAAVPLVEVTMPAGMYTIEQMQSNLFFDAGSTRYIPEKDGSRIYTDSKRSLQVDQEQNWMSYSDPAALPDGDSTPAKDALEAVDFVNRHGGWNGTYRLAATEEGRQDRKVTFQQYYGAYPSGSYPIMSNPQLQYGVIHLELQQGTVSSYERSLMYMDESKSEKVIVELSGGEALKQQLAQVSSIQRITDLTPAYMPSLKENKLQLHPVWRVTLLDGSVVMLN, encoded by the coding sequence GTGAAGGAGAAAATCAAATCATGGGTGCTGGTCGTGCTCATTCTCGGAAGCCTTGTGGAGAGCTATTATCTGATCTACAGGCTGCCGGGCAGCGACTCGGCGGTGCTGTCGAAGAACCTGTATGTGAAGACTGATAATATGGGCCCGGAAGAGAAGGTCGAGAATCTGCTGTACCCGGACAGAATGGTTATCCATATGGGCGAGGACAAGCATACGCTGTTCTATCCCAGCTCCACCTTCTATAATCTGATTCTGAACCGTCTGAACGGCCGCAGCTTCGAGAGCTTCCAGCGGCGGTCGGTGCAGGATTTCGATTGGGACAAGATCCGCCGCGAGAATCCGGGCATTGAGCTGTCATTCGGATCAGGCATTCCGGTCACGCTGCTGCAGCGGGTGATGCAGATCTCCCCGGATTCCCTGTTCGAGGGGGAGAGCATTGACCGGATCTGGATCTACAATGTCAAGAATGACTCCAAGGCCCATGCCATCTTCTTCAGCACCCGCGGGGATATTGTGTACGAGGCAGCCAAGGCCGACCTTACGGTGCAGGATGTGCAGCAGCATGTGGACTTCGGCAGGAATCTGACCAGATACACCACCGTGAACGGAGATTATTATGTGCCGGAGGCGGCGGTTCCGCTGGTCGAGGTGACCATGCCTGCGGGGATGTACACCATTGAGCAGATGCAGAGCAATCTGTTCTTCGATGCGGGCAGCACCCGTTATATTCCCGAGAAGGACGGCTCCCGGATCTACACCGACAGCAAGCGCAGCCTGCAGGTGGACCAGGAGCAGAACTGGATGAGCTACAGCGATCCGGCTGCCCTGCCTGACGGCGACAGCACCCCGGCCAAGGATGCGCTGGAGGCGGTGGACTTCGTCAACCGGCACGGCGGATGGAATGGAACCTACCGGCTGGCTGCTACCGAGGAGGGCCGGCAGGACCGCAAGGTTACATTCCAGCAATATTACGGGGCTTATCCGTCCGGCTCCTATCCGATCATGAGTAATCCGCAGCTGCAGTACGGCGTCATTCATCTGGAGCTGCAGCAGGGAACCGTCTCGTCCTATGAGCGCTCCCTGATGTATATGGATGAGAGTAAGTCAGAGAAGGTGATCGTCGAGCTGTCCGGCGGCGAAGCGCTGAAGCAGCAGCTGGCTCAGGTCAGCAGTATCCAGCGGATCACCGACCTTACACCGGCATATATGCCTTCATTGAAGGAGAATAAGCTGCAGCTCCATCCGGTCTGGCGGGTCACGCTGCTTGACGGAAGTGTGGTTATGCTGAACTGA
- a CDS encoding MBL fold metallo-hydrolase: MGISFTVLSSGSTGNVTVVRNGETTLMIDAGLSAKRIDELLAMRELTGTDLDGILVTHEHSDHIKGLGAMARKYDLPIYANQNTWGAIEKGIGKIAEHNKIILETGQHRDFGSMRVESFAISHDAAEPVAYNFYDGKEKLCVATDLGYVSDKVKAAISDADVLVLESNHDIEMLRMGRYPWNTKRRILGDLGHLSNEAAGAALSEILTGRTKRAYLAHLSRDHNMMDLAKMSVRGAMEDRGCFYKDSEFRLCDTYYDRPTPWDKVSQS; the protein is encoded by the coding sequence ATGGGAATTTCATTTACAGTGCTGTCCAGCGGTTCTACCGGGAATGTGACGGTGGTGCGTAACGGCGAGACCACACTTATGATCGATGCGGGCTTAAGTGCGAAGCGGATCGATGAGCTGCTGGCGATGCGTGAGCTGACAGGAACAGATCTGGACGGGATTCTGGTAACCCATGAGCATTCCGACCATATTAAGGGGCTTGGCGCGATGGCCCGCAAATATGATCTTCCCATCTATGCGAACCAGAACACCTGGGGGGCAATCGAGAAGGGGATCGGCAAGATTGCCGAGCATAACAAAATTATTCTGGAGACCGGACAGCACCGGGATTTCGGCAGTATGCGGGTGGAGTCATTCGCGATTTCCCATGATGCAGCGGAGCCGGTGGCTTATAATTTCTACGACGGCAAGGAGAAGCTGTGTGTGGCGACCGATCTCGGGTATGTCAGCGATAAGGTGAAAGCGGCCATCTCCGATGCTGATGTGCTGGTGCTGGAATCGAATCATGACATTGAAATGCTGCGGATGGGGCGGTATCCGTGGAATACGAAACGGCGGATTCTCGGCGATCTGGGCCATCTGTCCAATGAGGCGGCAGGCGCAGCGCTCAGCGAGATTCTGACGGGACGGACCAAACGCGCCTATCTGGCACATTTAAGCAGGGACCATAATATGATGGATCTGGCGAAGATGTCCGTGCGCGGGGCGATGGAGGACCGGGGCTGCTTTTATAAAGACAGCGAATTCCGGCTCTGCGATACCTACTATGACCGGCCTACGCCATGGGATAAGGTGAGCCAGTCATAA
- a CDS encoding trypsin-like peptidase domain-containing protein has product MGLFDDDFYSTKVSRRRNGKSKSSGGFADGKWAVRKSKRSLATWQVALICSLCSAVVAVLLFGTVTGQFTREKAQAPVIIDKVAASSSDPYDRIIQAAAHVRPAVVSIINHKEDNKELNILDESALGSGVIYKKDDNKAFIITNNHVIEGAGKLEIVTVDGETRKAELVGADKVSDIAVLSIDAKGIHTVAEIGDSSKLRLGETVIAIGNPLGLGDTLTSGIVSYTERTIPVSLNQDGVYDWEQEVIQTDAAINEGNSGGALVDLNGKVIGINTMKISDTGVEGLGFAIPANHVMDTANELTAKGRIARSYLGVYSVDLNNPYVPLAEDQRKELNLPKTVTDGVVVLDAVGPAKEAGLQFNDVITKFDDKPITSTLALRKYLYDHTKIGDKLKITFYRNGEVKQATVKLLEKPGE; this is encoded by the coding sequence GTGGGATTATTCGATGATGATTTCTATTCAACCAAGGTGTCACGGCGCAGAAACGGCAAGTCCAAATCCTCCGGCGGATTCGCGGATGGCAAATGGGCGGTCCGTAAATCAAAGCGGTCCCTGGCAACGTGGCAGGTTGCGCTGATCTGCTCGCTCTGCAGTGCGGTGGTAGCCGTCCTGCTGTTCGGCACGGTAACAGGACAGTTCACCCGGGAGAAGGCCCAGGCTCCGGTGATTATTGATAAAGTGGCTGCCAGCAGCTCCGACCCCTATGACCGGATCATTCAGGCCGCGGCACATGTCCGTCCGGCGGTAGTCAGCATTATTAACCATAAGGAAGATAACAAGGAACTCAATATTCTCGATGAATCGGCATTAGGCTCGGGAGTTATCTATAAAAAAGACGATAATAAGGCATTTATCATTACCAATAATCATGTGATTGAAGGCGCGGGTAAGCTGGAGATCGTAACGGTTGACGGCGAGACACGCAAAGCGGAGCTGGTGGGTGCAGATAAGGTCAGCGATATTGCAGTGCTCTCTATTGACGCCAAAGGCATCCATACGGTTGCAGAGATCGGTGATTCCTCCAAGCTGCGGCTGGGCGAGACCGTTATTGCCATCGGCAATCCGCTGGGGCTGGGTGACACGCTGACCTCAGGCATTGTCAGCTATACGGAGCGGACGATTCCGGTATCCCTGAATCAGGACGGCGTATATGACTGGGAGCAGGAGGTCATTCAGACCGATGCCGCCATCAATGAAGGCAATAGCGGCGGTGCGCTGGTTGACCTGAACGGCAAGGTGATCGGAATCAATACGATGAAGATCTCCGATACAGGCGTAGAGGGTCTAGGCTTCGCCATTCCGGCCAACCATGTGATGGATACCGCCAATGAGCTGACGGCCAAGGGACGGATTGCCCGTTCGTACCTGGGTGTGTATTCGGTGGATTTGAATAATCCGTATGTGCCGCTGGCCGAGGATCAGCGGAAGGAGCTGAATCTTCCGAAGACGGTCACCGACGGTGTCGTGGTGCTGGATGCTGTTGGACCAGCGAAGGAAGCGGGTCTGCAATTCAACGATGTGATTACGAAGTTCGATGACAAGCCGATTACCTCAACCCTGGCCCTGCGCAAATATCTGTACGATCATACCAAGATCGGTGACAAGCTGAAGATTACCTTCTACCGCAACGGTGAAGTGAAGCAGGCGACCGTGAAGCTTTTGGAGAAGCCGGGAGAATAA
- a CDS encoding M23 family metallopeptidase: protein MKGFKFMNRTGNLQSHEEASAGSGAAGQQAEMGTGEARVFQPGTKSRRRWRSWVLASAGLVLLSAFLVGAHKREVAANTVTYYKVLVKGKEIGALNRQEELTKLFEEKRQEYQLKYPDTEMVLQTSGITTEAQQAYKPEVDSEATLDKLDTMLKAYAVGVQLEVDGEPLGIVKDQETAAAVLKAVKEHYTPQAAAAPSAKLVKTAAKAKTAAPAAADKVESVKIREAVSVVPVKADPNKVLSVQEAVKLLTEGKEAPLVYSVQEGDTVSAIASQFKIPQAEIFRNNPGVKELSLQIGDELQLTVPQPDLTVVTVEHVSEQVVTEPEVIIRKSDQLPAGKRKVVRPGQTGLKTMQYRLTKENGRVVQEEWLGQEVVKASLPEVVYSGTKVAEKTAKKVTAKVVGEATGMFAWPVTGARISSSYGERWGRTHKGLDLVSGNRTIKAADAGTVSFAGVQRGYGNVVIVNHNNGYSTYYGHLSRISVSAGQRVGQGTQIGIMGNTGRSTGTHLHFEIRKNGTAMNPMRFLR, encoded by the coding sequence ATGAAAGGATTCAAGTTTATGAACCGGACGGGGAACCTGCAAAGCCATGAAGAAGCATCCGCAGGGTCCGGAGCAGCAGGTCAACAGGCGGAGATGGGCACAGGCGAAGCCCGTGTGTTCCAGCCGGGAACGAAATCCCGGAGACGCTGGCGTTCGTGGGTTCTGGCTTCAGCCGGCCTGGTGCTTCTGTCTGCCTTCCTGGTAGGGGCACACAAGAGAGAGGTTGCAGCGAATACGGTAACCTATTACAAGGTGCTGGTGAAGGGCAAGGAGATTGGTGCCCTGAACCGGCAGGAGGAACTGACTAAGCTGTTCGAAGAGAAGCGCCAGGAGTATCAGCTCAAATATCCGGATACGGAAATGGTGCTGCAGACCAGCGGCATCACTACGGAGGCGCAGCAGGCCTATAAGCCGGAGGTGGACAGCGAAGCTACGCTGGACAAGCTGGATACTATGCTCAAAGCTTATGCCGTAGGCGTACAGCTGGAGGTGGACGGCGAGCCGCTGGGCATCGTGAAGGATCAGGAGACAGCGGCCGCGGTCCTTAAGGCAGTGAAGGAGCATTACACTCCGCAGGCAGCGGCTGCGCCTTCCGCGAAGCTGGTAAAGACGGCGGCGAAGGCGAAGACGGCTGCCCCTGCGGCAGCCGACAAGGTGGAATCGGTCAAAATCCGCGAAGCGGTTAGCGTCGTTCCGGTAAAGGCTGATCCCAACAAGGTGCTGAGTGTTCAGGAAGCCGTGAAGCTGCTGACCGAAGGCAAGGAAGCGCCGCTGGTGTATTCGGTTCAGGAAGGCGACACGGTCTCCGCCATCGCTTCCCAGTTCAAGATCCCCCAGGCGGAGATCTTCCGCAACAATCCGGGGGTGAAGGAGCTTAGCCTGCAGATTGGCGATGAATTGCAGCTGACGGTTCCCCAGCCGGATCTGACCGTGGTCACAGTAGAGCATGTCAGCGAGCAGGTAGTCACGGAGCCGGAGGTCATTATCCGCAAGAGCGATCAGCTCCCGGCCGGTAAGCGTAAGGTGGTCCGCCCCGGGCAGACCGGACTGAAGACGATGCAGTACCGGCTGACCAAAGAGAACGGGCGGGTGGTCCAGGAGGAATGGCTGGGCCAGGAAGTGGTGAAGGCCTCCCTGCCTGAGGTGGTCTACTCAGGAACCAAGGTCGCGGAGAAGACTGCCAAGAAGGTTACAGCCAAGGTTGTGGGCGAGGCAACCGGAATGTTTGCCTGGCCGGTCACCGGAGCCAGAATCTCCAGCAGCTACGGCGAGCGTTGGGGACGCACCCATAAGGGCCTAGATCTGGTCTCGGGCAACCGCACGATCAAGGCAGCAGACGCAGGGACGGTAAGCTTCGCCGGGGTGCAGCGCGGGTACGGCAATGTGGTTATCGTTAACCACAACAATGGATACTCTACGTACTACGGGCATCTGAGCAGAATCTCGGTCTCCGCCGGACAACGGGTCGGACAAGGCACGCAGATCGGTATTATGGGCAACACCGGCCGCTCTACCGGAACACACCTGCATTTCGAGATCCGCAAGAACGGAACAGCGATGAACCCGATGAGATTCCTGAGATAA
- a CDS encoding cold-shock protein, protein MQTGTVKWFNAEKGFGFIEVEGGSDVFVHFSAITGEGFKTLDEGQRVEFNVVQGNRGPQAENVVKL, encoded by the coding sequence ATGCAAACAGGTACAGTTAAATGGTTCAACGCAGAAAAAGGATTCGGATTCATCGAAGTTGAAGGCGGAAGCGACGTATTCGTACACTTCAGCGCTATCACAGGCGAAGGCTTCAAGACTTTGGATGAAGGCCAACGCGTTGAATTCAACGTTGTTCAAGGCAACCGTGGACCACAAGCCGAAAACGTTGTAAAACTGTAA
- a CDS encoding cytochrome ubiquinol oxidase subunit I has translation MDTVMLSRIQFASTTIFHYFFVPVSIGLALLIAIMETMYVRKGDEEYKRMAQFWGKLFLINFAVGVVTGILQEFQFGMNWSDYSRFVGDVFGAPLAIEALLAFFMESTFIGIWIFGWDKVSKKVHLASIWLVALGTMLSAFWILAANSFMQHPVGFAVNNGRAEMNDIFALITNGQLLVEFPHTVLAAYATGAFLVTGISAYKLLKKQEVSFFRKSFEIAAIVGIISSFGVAVAGHAQAQYLVETQPMKMAASEGLWGKSGDPAPWTVFATIDTVNKTNKNEIQVPYLLSFLSYSKFSGEVKGMNELQAQYEQEYGPGNYIPPVKTTFWSFRIMVAAGTLMIVLGVYAIYLMWRKKLDKPNTWFMRFMFWGLLLPPIANTSGWIMTEIGRQPWTVFGLMTTEDSVSPNITSGQVLFSVISFTAIYAILGAVLVGLFIKVIRKGPYAMDNEHGESHDPYNKEGSTHAFS, from the coding sequence ATGGATACAGTCATGCTGTCACGTATACAATTTGCGTCGACGACAATTTTTCATTATTTCTTCGTGCCGGTATCGATCGGACTAGCGCTCTTGATTGCCATCATGGAGACGATGTACGTCAGAAAAGGCGATGAAGAGTACAAAAGAATGGCGCAATTCTGGGGGAAGCTGTTCCTGATTAACTTCGCTGTGGGCGTCGTCACGGGGATTCTGCAGGAGTTCCAGTTCGGCATGAACTGGTCTGACTATTCCCGCTTCGTCGGTGATGTGTTCGGGGCTCCGCTGGCGATTGAAGCGCTGCTGGCCTTCTTCATGGAGTCCACATTCATCGGAATCTGGATCTTCGGCTGGGATAAGGTATCCAAGAAGGTGCATCTGGCCTCGATCTGGTTAGTTGCCCTCGGCACGATGCTGTCCGCTTTCTGGATTCTCGCCGCCAACTCGTTCATGCAGCATCCGGTAGGCTTCGCAGTGAACAACGGGCGGGCTGAAATGAATGATATCTTTGCACTGATTACGAACGGCCAGCTGCTGGTTGAATTTCCGCACACCGTCCTTGCCGCATATGCTACAGGCGCTTTCCTGGTCACAGGGATTAGTGCTTACAAGCTGCTGAAGAAGCAGGAGGTTTCTTTCTTCCGTAAATCGTTTGAAATCGCGGCAATTGTGGGCATTATCTCTTCATTCGGTGTTGCCGTTGCCGGTCATGCCCAGGCGCAGTACCTGGTTGAGACCCAGCCGATGAAGATGGCTGCTTCCGAAGGGCTGTGGGGCAAGAGCGGAGACCCGGCTCCTTGGACCGTGTTCGCCACAATTGATACTGTGAACAAAACCAACAAGAATGAAATTCAGGTACCATACCTGCTCAGCTTCCTGTCCTACAGTAAATTCTCCGGTGAAGTGAAGGGAATGAATGAGCTGCAGGCCCAATATGAACAGGAATACGGCCCGGGCAATTATATTCCTCCTGTCAAAACAACCTTCTGGAGCTTCCGGATCATGGTTGCGGCAGGCACGCTGATGATCGTACTTGGCGTATATGCGATCTACCTTATGTGGCGCAAAAAGCTGGACAAACCAAATACCTGGTTCATGCGCTTTATGTTCTGGGGGCTGCTGCTTCCGCCGATCGCCAATACTTCGGGCTGGATTATGACAGAGATCGGGAGACAGCCATGGACGGTATTCGGACTGATGACTACAGAGGATAGCGTGTCGCCTAATATTACGAGCGGACAGGTGCTCTTCTCGGTGATCTCGTTCACCGCGATCTATGCGATACTGGGTGCGGTGCTGGTCGGCCTGTTCATCAAGGTGATCCGCAAAGGCCCGTATGCGATGGATAACGAGCACGGCGAATCCCACGATCCGTATAACAAGGAGGGATCAACTCATGCTTTCTCTTAA
- the walK gene encoding cell wall metabolism sensor histidine kinase WalK, whose product MKAWSFFRTIQARLIVIYVLLILIAMQLIGVYFVSSMKNSLTDNFTKDLKARAEMLSILTADKFGSETGTADEESAVESLRGMVNNLYINGAEIQVLDASGKIITTSVPSQNDYVGQRNTQTVVSRALQGISDNEEYIIADDNVRKKVVAKPVISGDKVVGAIYIAADMKDLYATMSRINSVFLSGLLLALALTAVLGVILAHTITHPIKEMTKHATAVAEGRFNRKVPVFGNDEIGQLSQAFNYMTDRLREALQQNEEEKEKLTSILANMSDGVVATDENGAVILMNTRAALMLGTDGPLPEGAPLGGLLGLDHEQSVSVTQGIAQSAMLHLSPMGGEDPNIVRVTFTPIHRREGGRIAGTIAVLQDVTEQENLEESRREFVANVSHELRTPLTTIKSYAEALDDGALEDPQLAVRFVGVIRNETERMIRLVTDLLHLSRLDSKESSLRIQQTDISEMLEDVADRFSFQIRQKRIHISTRVRKEVATAWLDRDQIDQVLGNLVSNALKYTPEGGTIQLEAEKNEEGMLAVSVRDSGIGIPKKDIERIFERFYRVDKARSRNMGGTGLGLSIAREIVKAHGGSISLQSELNQGSLVTFTLPLMKQRGSEA is encoded by the coding sequence ATGAAAGCATGGTCCTTTTTTCGGACGATCCAGGCCAGGCTTATTGTGATCTATGTACTGCTGATTCTGATTGCGATGCAGCTGATCGGCGTGTACTTCGTCAGCTCGATGAAGAACTCGCTGACCGATAATTTCACCAAGGACCTGAAGGCCCGGGCTGAGATGCTCTCGATCCTCACCGCAGACAAGTTCGGGAGCGAGACGGGGACGGCCGATGAGGAATCGGCGGTGGAGAGCCTGCGCGGCATGGTGAACAATCTCTATATCAATGGCGCAGAGATTCAGGTGCTGGACGCGAGCGGCAAGATTATTACCACCTCGGTTCCCTCCCAGAATGACTATGTGGGCCAGCGAAATACGCAGACCGTTGTCAGCCGCGCCTTGCAGGGCATCAGCGATAACGAGGAATATATCATCGCCGATGATAATGTGCGCAAGAAGGTAGTGGCCAAGCCGGTGATCTCCGGTGATAAGGTCGTAGGAGCGATCTATATCGCTGCCGATATGAAGGATCTGTATGCGACGATGAGCCGGATTAACAGCGTATTCCTCTCGGGGCTGCTGCTTGCCCTGGCCTTGACGGCAGTGCTGGGGGTTATTCTGGCCCATACCATTACCCATCCGATCAAGGAGATGACCAAGCATGCTACTGCGGTGGCCGAAGGCCGGTTCAACCGCAAGGTTCCCGTGTTCGGCAACGATGAGATCGGGCAGCTCAGCCAGGCCTTCAACTATATGACGGACAGGCTGCGCGAGGCGCTGCAGCAGAATGAAGAGGAGAAGGAGAAGCTTACCTCTATTCTGGCGAACATGAGTGATGGTGTGGTGGCAACCGATGAGAACGGGGCGGTCATTCTGATGAATACACGCGCCGCTCTGATGCTGGGGACAGACGGGCCGCTTCCGGAGGGTGCTCCGCTCGGCGGGCTGCTTGGTCTGGACCATGAGCAGTCGGTGTCGGTAACACAGGGCATTGCCCAGTCGGCGATGCTTCATCTGTCTCCCATGGGCGGTGAGGACCCCAACATCGTGCGGGTTACCTTCACGCCGATCCACCGCCGCGAGGGCGGACGGATTGCCGGAACGATTGCCGTGCTGCAGGATGTCACGGAGCAGGAGAATCTGGAGGAATCACGCCGGGAGTTCGTAGCCAATGTATCGCATGAGCTGCGGACGCCGCTGACGACCATCAAGAGCTATGCGGAGGCGCTGGATGACGGCGCGCTGGAGGACCCGCAGCTGGCCGTGCGGTTCGTCGGAGTGATCCGCAATGAGACGGAGCGGATGATCCGGCTGGTGACCGATCTCCTGCATCTGTCGCGGCTCGATTCCAAGGAATCCAGCCTGCGTATCCAGCAGACGGATATCTCCGAGATGCTGGAGGATGTGGCCGACCGCTTCTCCTTCCAGATCCGCCAGAAGCGGATTCATATCAGCACCCGCGTGCGCAAGGAGGTCGCTACAGCCTGGCTGGACCGGGATCAGATCGATCAGGTGCTCGGCAACCTGGTCTCCAATGCCTTGAAGTATACGCCGGAGGGCGGAACGATTCAGCTGGAGGCGGAGAAGAACGAGGAAGGAATGCTGGCCGTGTCGGTCCGCGATTCCGGTATCGGAATTCCGAAGAAGGACATTGAGCGTATTTTTGAACGGTTCTATAGAGTGGATAAGGCCCGCTCGCGGAATATGGGCGGCACAGGTCTGGGACTGTCCATTGCCCGGGAAATTGTCAAAGCCCACGGCGGCTCCATTTCCCTGCAGTCGGAGCTGAATCAAGGGTCGCTGGTCACGTTCACGCTGCCTTTGATGAAGCAAAGGGGGAGTGAGGCGTGA